The region GGTTGAAGGTTTGAAAATTGGTGGCATTTGATGCTGCAGTTCCTGGAAGTTTCCCCTTCAATTTGACACAAAGTTGGCAGTTAATGTGCATCATGCCTCTGCACGCTTCTTCCATATTTGTTGGCTGTAAGCCACAAAACACTCAACATTTGATAATTTCAATCGTTTAGTATAATTCTGATAATACTTTACTATTTGTTAGTTCCCCCGCTCTCCTTAAGCTCCTATTTAGCCCATTTAAATTGTAATTCGATCATTTCGGCACAGGGAAATATCTACGATTTCCTGTTTTACTCCAAAGACAAAGTACTCAGACCAAATACTTGAGCATGCTCTTTCTAAAATCGCACTTATCTGGAGATTAATTTGGACTGAACATATTGGTCGGAAGAGAAGACAAGCAAAATACATACACCCGCCTAATTCTGCACACGTTGTAAACATGGTCATAGGTTCAGCACTGCCTGCACAGCCCCAAGGTACAATAACGATAAACATATCACAGGAAGCATTTCACAGGCTTAGTAAAAACTGCAAGCTGCTCATGACACCATATGAGGCCGAGCCCTGGAGACAGCACTCCTCCATAATGCTCTgttttctgtcctgatccaaagGTTTCCCAAAGGTATATTCATTGCGCCGATTGAGTCCATGCACCTTATGACTGATCATCCACTTCTTCCACCTTTAACTCTTTTAAGCATAATGGTCTCCAACGCACTGGGCCCACTCATAATAACCAGAATACACCTGTCTGGTCTTTTGTGCTTCGAGTGAATATTCAAGTGTAATTTGACTGAGAATCTACTTTTGGTCCATAATGTGTTCAAGGTTCACACTGATCTTAAGTCTTATCCAACGCCAACGTTTAAAGGTACCAAAACTCTTCCAGTCCTGCTTTGTCACTGCCTAGCTGTCACACTCAAGTTGTAACAGAAAATGTGCTGGCATGCTGCTCTAGCTGTAGTACATCTACTAGGATGCTCTCTATCCCCACTGCATTATGTTTCAGCAGTGATCTCAGGGCTGATCTGAGCATCTCTGCCATTACTGTTCCTTAATGTATCTGACCCCATTAAACATATCTTGGTTGCTGAGCTCTATGCTGTAGAAGGTTCCTGTGTGTTCCTTTTATCTCTGCTTGCTCTTTGTTCCGTTGGATGTTCTTTGCCACTGATGTCCTTCAGCAGGACCAAGGTCATAACTTCTGGGGAAATCGACCTCGTTCTCCATGTTTATTTTCTTCTTAATTAGTTCAAGATGTAATATTTCTCTCTGTCTGGTCACTTTGAAGAATTTCCTATGAACTACTTCAGATTTGAATGTTCCCCTCTTTTAGCTAACTGCACCTTGAAGCAAACCACGGGCGGCAATTTGTGAAAACATACATTCTTCACCTGAGACTGAAAACTCTATTAAAACGGCCACTGAATAATTTAAAGTGTAAATCGCGATCTACCTGAGAACCATCAGACTGACAGCAAACAGCCAAAAGCAAAGTCTACTTAATCACCAGTGGAGCTATGAAGCTGCTTACCTGGCTCTGGTGAGAGCCACGTTCAGACGCCGTGGGTCATTCAGAAACCCAATTCCTTGGTGCTCATTGGCTCTGACGCAGGACAGGATGATGAAGTCTTTCTCTCTGCCTTGGAAGGCATCAACGCTAGCGATTTCCACTTCCTAAtgaggagtgttaacacacacagatgttaatttttaAGTTTTGGGAAACTAATCaagaaaataatgcatttttgtTGGAGATACTACTCTGAGAAACCAGTTTCATGCACATTAAAACACAATGAGCCGTGGTGGTGCAGAGCTCACCTGGTACAGCTTGGTGTGGAGTGAGCCACTGAACTGCATGTACTGCACCAGGTAGGAGCGCTGGCCTTCGTAGGGCGTGATGATGCCGATCTGATCGGGCTTAGCCCCAGCCTTCAACAGCTTGGTGGTGATCTTCTCCACGTTGGCAGCTTCAGTCCTGTAGAGGAAGACACAAGCGATGGTGACAATGCCAGTAGCGGTCTCACGTGCTGCCTTGAGCTGTCGGGGGGTGCGCACCTGTTCAGGTAGGAAGTTCCTGAGCTGGCGATTTCCTCCTGCCCTTGAGTCACGTAGAAGAACATGGGCTTGTCCGGCTGGGGCCACTGGAAGTCAAACCCTTTCTTGACACGATCAGCTGGGCAAAAGTGAGGGGAAAAAACACAACATGTCCAAGTTGCCGGTTTACACAATTGCAGTATggagaatttaaaaaatgatttaaaaaatggaaCATACCCGCAGTGACCCCGTTTTGCAGGGAACCTTCGTAGAAGATGTTGGAGGGGAAAGCGCTGAGAGCTGGGTGCATGCGGTACTGCACCTGTAGGCGGATGGGCCGGATCCCCAAGACCACCAGGCGCTCAAAGAGGGACTGAGAGAGCCCAGCTTTAGCTGCCTTCTTACACATGACCACCGGCCCCAGCTGACAGTGGTCTCCTACGAGGATGAGCTGAGGGGTGgagcacacatcacacacatcgaTCATAGCAGCACCCCTTGGAAGGGTTAGTACAGAACACATCATACCGTAATAATACCAATCAGCATGCCCTCAATGACATGGCCAACAATGTTTTATATACCATGGAGCAAAAGCAGGACGAAACAAACCAACTGGTGGAGCGAGAACGGGGGGGGCGCCTTACCTGCTTGGCCCCTAGCACAACGGGTACCATGCACTCGGGCTCCGTAGCCTGGGTGCTCTCGTCAATCAGGATGGAGCGGAACTGCATCTTGGccagacgcgggtcaccggcTCCCACACACGTGCAGCAGATAACATCCGCATTCTGCGTCGGCCGGGGAGATTTAAAAATATGCtgtttaaaacaaaaacacagcctgtggcCCTTTCAGAAAATGGACGCCCTACAGAGCCCCATACCATGAGTAACTCCCGCTCAGCAGTGCGCTTCAGCGCGCGATACCGCTTCTCGTCTGCAGAGGAAAGTTCCCCGGTCTCGTCCTTCAACTGTTGGAGTTTCTGAAGCTCTGGCATGCTAAGAATAAGGAAGCTACCGTTATGAACGCAAGTCAAAACAAACAAGATTTACATCCCTGGCACCACAAAGCCCAAGGGGGTGGAGAGTACAAAGATATTTATAACAATATCAAGTCTGAAAAGTGAAACGGTTCTGACAAGGCAGCCAATTCTAGAGATGATTTAAGAATAGTGCACAAATGTGAGGGAATACACGGATCATACGATACGCATATCCACTGACTGCAACACACAAActgacatgccttgacatttACAGACAAGCAAAAAACAACAAGCTTAGAAATGACACAGCTATAAATGGGATATTTGGATCCACCTCAGTGGCCGCTTGGGCTACTGGGTAGACCTAGCTAACACCGGGCAGGACCCGCCGAGGGCACACAGACCACGAAGAGAATTAGATGCTGTTTGCATCTCCTCGTACCTGTCCATGTTGCGGATCTGGTTATGCAGGgccaggaaggacactggcgaGTCGATGGCCTCCCGGCTCTTAGCGCAGAGCCTCACCACCTTCAGGCCTGTCTGGTGGATCTTCTCGGTCAGCTGGTCAACGGCGATGTTGCTGGGAGCGCAGACCAACACAGGCCTGAAGATTCAGAGAGAATAAGCGTCAAAGGCTGCCCGGTCAGGCACGCTGCCAAGAGACGTCGACTTCTCCCAAGACGTCATACCCATTGCCCTGTCTGGCCAGGTGGTAGACGATGGTGGCGGAGGTCACCGTCTTCCCGGTGCCAGGGGGACCCTGGATGAGGCTGAGTGGCCGCTGCAGTACAGTCTTCACAGCATAGACCTAACATGGGTAATGGGAACGTGTTCATCTCTCACATCACGGCACAGAAAAGTGTGTGTTTGATGAGAGAAAGCTGGAAAGACGAAGGCTGCACACAGACCTGTGAGTGGTTGAGGTCAGGCAGGCCCTGGGCAGTGAAGCGCTTGGGGAGCTGGCACTTAATGATGACATCCTCCACCTCGTGTCCCAAGAGCTTGTGGTAGATATACCCCGAGACAGAGGTCTCGTCCACTGCGAAGGTCTTCAATGCACTCTGCATTCTACACAACAGAAGCCAAGATACTGCTGAAACATGGCCCGAAATGGACACCTGGCTGACTTGCACAAAGGGCGCGCTCTCTCACCTGTCAAAGGATGTGGATTTCCACACAAAATCCACCTGGAAATTGTGTGGTACTTCCACGGGGGCGCCAACGCTGCTCCGCAACTCGATAGCAATCTCATCTCCGTAGTCTAAAGTGCCGCTTAAGGAATATCTACTCACCAGCATACAACACAACAAAATGTCAATGTGGTCCCACATCTGGTTTAACTAAACAATGTGTGTAATTCTGGAGGTAAAAGGATACTGTCGGGGACTTTAATGACATGCCCTATGCCCTTCCAGAGGGGGGCCAAGTCTCCTTTGTACCGCAGGCAGATTTCATCTCCCTGCATCAGACGCATATCTGTTTAAAacaggagagaaacattgtgaaGTAGGAATCATGAAGGACGTCCAAGAATACATCAGCAACTCCAGCACACAAAGCATGGCCACAGGAATGAGTGGAGGCATGCATATTCCATAGGGATGGTACTTGAAGACAAAGCAAGCTTTAAAATATTACCACCTGAATCCGTCTTGGGAAGCGTGAAATAAGCAATGCGCTTTTTATTCAAACCGAGGTCCCAACGGACCGTTATGTTGTCTTGAGTCTGTGGAAAATTAAGACAGAGGTTTTTAGGTTTTTGTTTCTTCTCCCCAGCCTTTGAAAGCAAACACCATCAGGTTATGCTGATGATGTCATGGCAGGCTGCACAGTCCTTCCGCTGAAGGGGGGCACATACCTGAGACTCTTTCAGCTTTTTGTCATAGTCGGCCTCGAGCTTCACAAGGGGCCCAAAAATGTTCTGGTACTGGTAGGCATCTTCATAGCGCAGCAACACGTGCTGAGGCTCCTCATCCACGCCAGGTTTCTCCAGGTCCTCCAAGGTGGCT is a window of Brienomyrus brachyistius isolate T26 chromosome 15, BBRACH_0.4, whole genome shotgun sequence DNA encoding:
- the upf1 gene encoding regulator of nonsense transcripts 1 isoform X2 — protein: MSVEAYGPSSQTLTFLDTEEAELLGADTQGSEFEFTDFTLPSQTQTQGQTQSQLDSQVNGPDGILQNGGVDDPVAKTSQLLAELNFEEDEEDTYYTKDLPVHACSYCGIHDPACVVYCNTSKKWFCNGRGNTSGSHIVNHLVRAKCKEVTLHKDGPLGETVLECYNCGCRNVFLLGFIPAKADSVVVLLCRQPCASQSSLKDINWDSSQWQPLIQDRCFLSWLVKIPSEQEQLRARQITAQQINKLEELWKENPTATLEDLEKPGVDEEPQHVLLRYEDAYQYQNIFGPLVKLEADYDKKLKESQTQDNITVRWDLGLNKKRIAYFTLPKTDSDMRLMQGDEICLRYKGDLAPLWKGIGHVIKVPDNYGDEIAIELRSSVGAPVEVPHNFQVDFVWKSTSFDRMQSALKTFAVDETSVSGYIYHKLLGHEVEDVIIKCQLPKRFTAQGLPDLNHSQVYAVKTVLQRPLSLIQGPPGTGKTVTSATIVYHLARQGNGPVLVCAPSNIAVDQLTEKIHQTGLKVVRLCAKSREAIDSPVSFLALHNQIRNMDSMPELQKLQQLKDETGELSSADEKRYRALKRTAERELLMNADVICCTCVGAGDPRLAKMQFRSILIDESTQATEPECMVPVVLGAKQLILVGDHCQLGPVVMCKKAAKAGLSQSLFERLVVLGIRPIRLQVQYRMHPALSAFPSNIFYEGSLQNGVTAADRVKKGFDFQWPQPDKPMFFYVTQGQEEIASSGTSYLNRTEAANVEKITTKLLKAGAKPDQIGIITPYEGQRSYLVQYMQFSGSLHTKLYQEVEIASVDAFQGREKDFIILSCVRANEHQGIGFLNDPRRLNVALTRARYGVIIVGNPKALSKQPLWNHLLNYYKEQKVLVEGPLNNLRESLMQFSKPRKLVNTINPGARFMSTAMYDAREALIPGSVYDRSSTGRPSNMYFQTHDQIGMIGAGPNPVAAMNIPIPFNLVMPPMPPPGYMGQGNGPTAGRGALKGKAGRGGRQKNRGIGNHGGGQSNLPNSQASQDAASQPFSQGPLTQGYVSMSQPSQMSQPGLSQPELSQDSYLGDEFKSQIDVALSQDSTYQGERAYQHGGVTGLSQY
- the upf1 gene encoding regulator of nonsense transcripts 1 isoform X1, with the protein product MSVEAYGPSSQTLTFLDTEEAELLGADTQGSEFEFTDFTLPSQTQTQGQTQSQLDSQVNGPDGILQNGGVDDPVAKTSQLLAELNFEEDEEDTYYTKDLPVHACSYCGIHDPACVVYCNTSKKWFCNGRGNTSGSHIVNHLVRAKCKEVTLHKDGPLGETVLECYNCGCRNVFLLGFIPAKADSVVVLLCRQPCASQSSLKDINWDSSQWQPLIQDRCFLSWLVKIPSEQEQLRARQITAQQINKLEELWKENPTATLEDLEKPGVDEEPQHVLLRYEDAYQYQNIFGPLVKLEADYDKKLKESQTQDNITVRWDLGLNKKRIAYFTLPKTDSGDMRLMQGDEICLRYKGDLAPLWKGIGHVIKVPDNYGDEIAIELRSSVGAPVEVPHNFQVDFVWKSTSFDRMQSALKTFAVDETSVSGYIYHKLLGHEVEDVIIKCQLPKRFTAQGLPDLNHSQVYAVKTVLQRPLSLIQGPPGTGKTVTSATIVYHLARQGNGPVLVCAPSNIAVDQLTEKIHQTGLKVVRLCAKSREAIDSPVSFLALHNQIRNMDSMPELQKLQQLKDETGELSSADEKRYRALKRTAERELLMNADVICCTCVGAGDPRLAKMQFRSILIDESTQATEPECMVPVVLGAKQLILVGDHCQLGPVVMCKKAAKAGLSQSLFERLVVLGIRPIRLQVQYRMHPALSAFPSNIFYEGSLQNGVTAADRVKKGFDFQWPQPDKPMFFYVTQGQEEIASSGTSYLNRTEAANVEKITTKLLKAGAKPDQIGIITPYEGQRSYLVQYMQFSGSLHTKLYQEVEIASVDAFQGREKDFIILSCVRANEHQGIGFLNDPRRLNVALTRARYGVIIVGNPKALSKQPLWNHLLNYYKEQKVLVEGPLNNLRESLMQFSKPRKLVNTINPGARFMSTAMYDAREALIPGSVYDRSSTGRPSNMYFQTHDQIGMIGAGPNPVAAMNIPIPFNLVMPPMPPPGYMGQGNGPTAGRGALKGKAGRGGRQKNRGIGNHGGGQSNLPNSQASQDAASQPFSQGPLTQGYVSMSQPSQMSQPGLSQPELSQDSYLGDEFKSQIDVALSQDSTYQGERAYQHGGVTGLSQY